A region of Planktothrix tepida PCC 9214 DNA encodes the following proteins:
- a CDS encoding putative toxin-antitoxin system toxin component, PIN family produces MAVKQLPLVILDTSVWISAFLSKNRNSAPCQIIQYWKQGRFKLAISPQLLEELVCKLLEKNIDKTDIKDILAAIFYTAIHVKGIYQATTLDNIDPDDNIFLAAAYEIGADYLVSLDKQHILPLKHYHRTQILSPDLFLNILLR; encoded by the coding sequence ATGGCAGTAAAACAATTACCTTTAGTTATTTTAGATACATCTGTTTGGATCTCAGCTTTCCTGAGTAAAAATAGAAATAGCGCGCCTTGTCAAATCATTCAATATTGGAAACAAGGTAGATTTAAGTTGGCTATTTCACCTCAACTTCTAGAAGAATTGGTTTGTAAATTATTAGAAAAGAATATTGATAAAACTGATATTAAGGATATCTTAGCAGCAATTTTTTATACAGCTATTCATGTTAAAGGCATTTATCAGGCAACAACATTGGACAACATTGATCCTGATGATAATATATTTTTAGCTGCTGCTTATGAAATCGGCGCAGATTATTTAGTATCTTTGGATAAGCAACATATTTTACCCTTAAAACATTATCATCGGACACAAATTTTATCACCAGATTTATTCTTAAATATTCTTTTGCGTTAG